A DNA window from Maribellus comscasis contains the following coding sequences:
- a CDS encoding aminopeptidase C — MRLKLLFAVVFTAFVANILFAGNEIKKNKKEPGYEFKDEILLPATPVKDQYRSGTCWSFSALSFLESEMLRLGKPEVDLSEMFVVWHAYSEKAKKHVRLHGNLNFSAGGAFHDVTNMIREFGIVPESVYDGLEYGEEKHVHGEMDRVLRENVDAVVENKNRKLSTVWHETIDQTLNSYLGDLPGNFDYKGKTYNPRDFASDYIGLNMDDYVEISSYTHHPFYSKFILEVPDNWSWDKVYNVPLKDLEEIIDYSLNNGFTVAWAADVSEKGFATSNKGVAVLPSAPSEDMSDAEITRWEALSDREKEKELYELKNPVPELEVTQEMRQVAFDNYQTTDDHGMHIVGISKNQEGKIFYKVKNSWGDYNKYKGYFYASKPYVNYKTMCIMVHKDAIPQKIREKLEL, encoded by the coding sequence ATGAGGTTGAAATTACTTTTTGCTGTTGTATTCACAGCTTTTGTGGCAAACATTCTGTTTGCGGGAAATGAAATAAAAAAGAACAAAAAAGAACCAGGTTATGAGTTTAAGGATGAAATCCTTTTGCCTGCCACACCTGTGAAGGATCAGTATCGTTCAGGTACATGCTGGTCGTTTTCTGCTTTGTCGTTTTTGGAGTCGGAAATGCTGCGCTTGGGTAAGCCTGAAGTTGATCTTTCAGAAATGTTTGTAGTATGGCATGCTTATTCAGAGAAAGCAAAAAAACACGTACGTTTGCATGGTAATTTGAATTTTTCTGCTGGTGGTGCATTTCACGATGTTACCAATATGATACGTGAATTTGGTATCGTTCCCGAATCGGTTTACGATGGATTGGAATATGGTGAAGAAAAGCATGTTCACGGGGAAATGGATAGAGTTTTGAGAGAAAATGTTGACGCTGTTGTTGAAAATAAGAACAGAAAACTAAGCACCGTTTGGCACGAAACCATTGACCAAACACTAAATTCTTATCTTGGTGATCTCCCCGGGAATTTTGATTACAAAGGAAAAACATATAATCCAAGAGATTTTGCTTCCGATTATATTGGTTTAAATATGGATGACTATGTTGAGATTTCTTCATACACACATCATCCGTTTTACTCAAAATTTATTTTGGAGGTGCCTGATAACTGGTCGTGGGACAAGGTTTATAATGTGCCGTTAAAGGATTTGGAAGAAATTATAGATTATTCACTGAATAACGGTTTTACAGTTGCCTGGGCTGCCGATGTTAGCGAGAAAGGTTTTGCTACCAGCAATAAGGGAGTCGCCGTTTTGCCTTCTGCTCCATCTGAAGACATGAGTGATGCTGAGATTACTCGTTGGGAAGCACTTTCCGACAGAGAAAAGGAAAAAGAGTTATACGAACTAAAAAATCCGGTTCCGGAATTGGAGGTTACCCAGGAAATGCGTCAGGTAGCATTTGATAACTATCAGACTACCGATGATCATGGGATGCATATTGTAGGAATATCAAAAAATCAGGAAGGAAAAATATTTTACAAAGTAAAAAATTCATGGGGTGACTATAATAAGTACAAAGGATATTTTTATGCATCAAAACCTTATGTAAATTATAAAACCATGTGTATTATGGTTCACAAAGATGCTATCCCGCAAAAAATAAGAGAAAAACTGGAGCTTTAA
- a CDS encoding TonB-dependent receptor, with translation MKQILLVLPFLCLFLKTYSQNSTVSGYIKDAASGEALIGATCYIPGLQTGVTSNQYGFYSLTLPTGNHKINFSFIGYETQSIGVDLKENKVLNISLAEDSKQLEDVVVTGTRRDRNIESTEMSMEKISVKLVKKLPSFMGEVDVLKTITLLPGIQNGGEGSSGLYVRGGGPDENLMILDEAPVYNASHLMGFFSVFNSDAIKDIEVYKGGIPSKYGGKASSVVDIRMKDGNINKFHGQAGIGNISSRLTLEGPVIKDKWSFIVSGRRTYADVVGRMLGLDELKENKLYFYDLNLKTNIQFSHKDRLYISAYTGDDNFKLGESIYMRWGNVTGTARWNHIFGNKLFSNTSFIYSNYGYKLGVPGNSADQFDWDSHIKDYNFKEDFSWFLNANNRINFGINIIKHHFEPGNIDANENSFFEPLQLTNYNAVDGAVYASNEQKIGRLLTVKYGFRLSAFQQIGVGKVREYQDENAPNADEVISETSYKKGEQIGSPYIHLEPRVSLKLTTGETSSIKASYNRMVQNLHLISNTTSPTPLDIWLPTSKYIKPLIADQIAAGYFRNFGNNAIETSVEVYYKDMKNVLDYKDGAELFLNEDLETELLTGTGYAYGMEMLIKKQEGRFTGWASYTLAKAMRKIPGINNGEEYPSTYDRTHDLSLVLNYEVSKQLSVAANWVFSTGNPITYPVAKYDVQGNTMFYYSKRNGNRIPDYHRMDLSFTYDSKKNEHRKVKRSLNVSFYNVYARRNAYSIYFRPNEDNPNITEAVRLSIIGTVIPSVTYNITF, from the coding sequence ATGAAACAAATCTTACTTGTTCTGCCTTTTTTGTGTCTTTTTCTAAAAACATATTCACAAAATTCAACAGTAAGCGGCTATATTAAGGATGCCGCAAGCGGGGAAGCGCTGATTGGCGCAACCTGTTATATCCCCGGATTACAGACCGGTGTTACTTCAAATCAATATGGTTTTTATTCGTTAACCCTGCCAACCGGGAACCACAAGATCAACTTTTCTTTTATCGGCTACGAAACACAATCAATTGGCGTTGATTTGAAAGAAAATAAAGTGCTTAACATCTCGCTGGCAGAAGACAGCAAACAACTTGAAGACGTAGTAGTTACCGGAACCAGACGAGACAGAAATATCGAAAGCACCGAAATGAGCATGGAGAAGATTTCGGTAAAGCTGGTAAAAAAGCTTCCTTCGTTTATGGGAGAGGTAGATGTTTTGAAAACCATAACTCTTCTTCCCGGAATCCAAAACGGAGGAGAGGGAAGTTCTGGTTTGTATGTTCGGGGTGGTGGCCCTGACGAAAACTTAATGATTCTGGACGAGGCACCTGTTTACAACGCTTCTCATTTAATGGGTTTCTTTTCCGTCTTTAATTCCGATGCGATTAAGGATATTGAAGTATATAAGGGCGGAATCCCCTCAAAATACGGAGGAAAAGCATCCTCTGTTGTGGATATTCGCATGAAAGACGGAAACATCAACAAATTTCACGGACAGGCCGGAATCGGAAACATATCAAGCCGCCTGACCTTGGAAGGCCCGGTAATTAAGGATAAATGGAGTTTTATTGTATCAGGCAGAAGAACCTATGCTGATGTTGTTGGAAGAATGTTGGGACTGGATGAACTCAAAGAAAACAAGTTGTATTTTTATGATTTAAATTTAAAAACCAATATCCAGTTTTCACACAAAGACCGGCTGTACATTTCAGCCTACACCGGCGACGATAATTTCAAACTGGGAGAATCGATTTATATGCGCTGGGGAAACGTGACAGGAACGGCCCGCTGGAACCACATTTTTGGAAACAAACTCTTTTCGAATACTTCATTTATTTATTCCAATTATGGTTATAAACTGGGTGTACCGGGAAATTCGGCTGACCAATTTGACTGGGATTCACATATCAAAGATTACAATTTCAAAGAAGATTTTTCGTGGTTCTTAAATGCCAACAACCGGATTAATTTTGGAATTAATATTATCAAACACCATTTTGAACCCGGTAATATCGACGCGAATGAAAACTCATTCTTTGAACCTTTACAGCTTACCAACTACAATGCTGTTGACGGAGCCGTTTACGCTTCAAATGAACAAAAAATTGGTCGTTTGCTCACCGTAAAATATGGATTCAGATTGTCTGCCTTTCAACAAATTGGAGTAGGGAAAGTAAGAGAGTATCAGGATGAGAATGCTCCAAATGCAGATGAAGTTATCAGTGAAACTTCATACAAAAAAGGAGAACAGATTGGCTCTCCCTATATTCATCTTGAACCCAGGGTATCGCTTAAATTAACCACAGGTGAAACCAGCTCGATAAAAGCATCTTACAACCGGATGGTACAGAATCTGCATCTTATTTCAAATACAACTTCACCAACTCCGCTTGACATATGGTTGCCAACGAGCAAATATATCAAACCATTGATTGCCGACCAGATTGCAGCAGGCTATTTCCGCAATTTTGGGAATAATGCCATTGAGACTTCTGTTGAGGTGTATTATAAAGACATGAAGAATGTACTCGACTACAAAGACGGAGCTGAACTCTTTTTAAACGAAGACCTGGAAACGGAGCTTTTAACCGGAACCGGATATGCTTACGGCATGGAAATGCTGATAAAAAAACAGGAAGGGCGGTTTACAGGATGGGCGAGCTACACGCTGGCAAAAGCAATGCGAAAAATCCCGGGAATCAACAATGGCGAAGAGTATCCTTCGACCTACGATCGAACCCATGATCTGTCGTTGGTTTTAAACTACGAAGTCAGTAAACAACTTTCAGTGGCAGCTAACTGGGTTTTTTCGACCGGAAATCCGATAACTTATCCGGTTGCAAAATACGACGTACAGGGAAATACGATGTTTTATTACTCAAAGCGGAACGGGAACCGAATTCCTGATTACCACAGAATGGATCTCTCTTTCACCTATGACTCCAAAAAAAATGAACACCGAAAAGTAAAACGTTCTTTAAATGTTTCTTTTTATAACGTTTATGCACGCAGAAATGCCTATTCAATTTATTTCAGACCCAATGAGGATAATCCGAATATCACTGAAGCTGTAAGGCTTTCAATTATCGGGACAGTTATCCCATCAGTAACCTATAATATCACTTTTTAA
- a CDS encoding DNA-3-methyladenine glycosylase I has protein sequence MCKRCEWGTKNELMIQYHDTEWGVPLHDDKKLFEFLVLEGFQAGLSWQIVLNKREAFRKAFDNFNPDIIANYNQDKIDELLQDSSIIRNKLKINGCVNNAKCFLDVQKEFGSFDRYIWGFVNNKPIVNRLKTIRDMPTTTPLSDEISKDLKKRGFKFVGSTVIYSHLQATGVINDHLITCYRYKEILDLF, from the coding sequence ATGTGTAAAAGATGTGAATGGGGAACAAAAAATGAGTTGATGATTCAGTATCACGATACTGAGTGGGGGGTACCTCTGCACGATGATAAAAAATTGTTTGAGTTTCTGGTTTTGGAAGGTTTTCAAGCTGGCTTAAGTTGGCAGATTGTTCTAAATAAAAGAGAAGCATTTAGAAAAGCATTTGATAACTTCAATCCAGATATAATAGCTAATTATAATCAGGACAAAATAGATGAACTGCTTCAGGATAGTTCTATAATTAGAAATAAACTTAAAATTAATGGGTGTGTAAATAATGCAAAATGCTTTCTTGATGTACAAAAGGAATTCGGCAGTTTTGATAGATATATCTGGGGATTTGTAAACAATAAACCGATAGTAAATAGATTAAAAACTATCAGAGATATGCCAACTACAACACCTCTTTCAGATGAGATATCTAAAGATTTAAAGAAAAGAGGTTTTAAGTTTGTAGGCAGTACTGTTATTTATTCTCATCTACAGGCTACGGGAGTTATCAACGACCATTTAATCACTTGCTATAGATATAAAGAGATATTGGATTTGTTCTAA
- a CDS encoding glycoside hydrolase family 95 protein: MRKIFISFFIVCFFLLSCKTDKKEKRDLILWYNQPAGDWTEALPVGNGRLGAMVFGTIKTEHIQLNEESVWTGGPVNRANQEAQNYLEEVRQLLFEGKYAEGDRLAQEKIMGTRLDGGVHTYQTLGDLFLQFEGLDDISNYKRELDLRNAVVVTTFESNGVKFTREFFSSRPDEVVVIKLSASKKGSLNFKTWLERPGDAETVSVGENQLLMSGFAEYEGEGTHFASIVNIKNNGGEVISENESLVVKNADEIEILISGRTDFWGADEVEKATADIKQAEEIEFEALKSKHIAVYQKQFNRVDLELNSLDTLNIPTDERLQRIKNGALDAHLAELYFQFGRYLLISSSQPDGLPANLQGIWEPSLSPPWNADYHININIQMNYWPSLVTNLAECQQPFFEFVKGLRERGSITAKEVYGCRGFVAHHTTDVWKFTDPIGMTGYGMWPMGAAWCSDHFWEYYEYTGDEQFLKKEAYPVLKEAALFFVDFLVENPKTGLLVSGPSMSPENKFITKNGEAAAVCMGPAMDHEIIRELFQNCIKASEILKVDAEFADTLKNKLAQLTPSQIGSDGRVLEWSEELPEENPGHRHISHLYALYPGEEFTNPDDPKWLEASRKTIEARLANGGGHTGWSRAWIINFYARLKDGKKAEENLQALLAKSTLPNLFDTHPPFQIDGNFGATAGIAEMLMQSHNGVLQILPALPPSWKSGEITGLRSRGGFEIDIKWEESVLKELKITSLLGKSCKIMYNGNTVVFQPQKGEQLILNNQLKKV; encoded by the coding sequence ATGCGAAAAATTTTCATCTCTTTTTTTATTGTTTGTTTCTTTCTATTGTCTTGTAAAACCGACAAAAAGGAAAAACGCGACTTAATACTTTGGTATAATCAACCAGCTGGTGATTGGACTGAAGCACTTCCGGTTGGAAACGGACGGCTTGGCGCCATGGTATTTGGAACAATTAAAACGGAACATATTCAATTAAATGAAGAATCGGTGTGGACAGGTGGACCAGTTAACCGGGCCAATCAGGAAGCACAAAATTACCTGGAAGAGGTTAGGCAGTTGCTTTTTGAGGGAAAGTATGCAGAAGGTGACCGGCTCGCACAGGAAAAAATTATGGGTACAAGGTTGGATGGCGGAGTCCATACTTATCAAACTTTGGGTGATCTTTTTCTTCAGTTTGAGGGATTAGATGATATAAGTAACTACAAAAGAGAACTTGATTTGCGGAATGCAGTTGTAGTAACCACGTTTGAATCGAATGGAGTAAAATTTACTCGTGAGTTTTTTTCTTCGCGCCCTGATGAAGTTGTTGTTATAAAACTTTCAGCATCAAAAAAAGGAAGTTTGAATTTTAAAACCTGGCTGGAAAGACCAGGTGACGCAGAAACGGTTTCAGTTGGTGAGAATCAGTTGTTGATGTCCGGTTTTGCAGAATATGAGGGAGAAGGAACCCATTTTGCTTCAATTGTGAATATAAAAAATAATGGAGGTGAAGTAATTTCTGAAAATGAAAGTTTAGTCGTTAAGAATGCGGATGAAATTGAAATTCTAATTTCAGGAAGAACGGATTTTTGGGGTGCAGATGAAGTGGAAAAAGCAACGGCTGATATTAAACAAGCCGAAGAAATAGAATTTGAAGCTCTCAAATCAAAACATATTGCTGTCTATCAGAAGCAGTTTAACCGTGTGGATTTAGAGTTGAACTCATTAGATACTTTGAATATCCCAACTGATGAAAGGTTACAAAGGATAAAGAACGGGGCGCTTGACGCTCATCTGGCAGAATTGTATTTTCAGTTTGGACGTTATCTGCTAATCAGTTCATCACAGCCTGATGGTCTTCCTGCAAATTTACAAGGAATTTGGGAGCCGTCTTTATCACCGCCATGGAACGCCGATTACCACATTAATATAAATATTCAGATGAATTACTGGCCGTCGCTGGTAACCAATCTTGCAGAATGTCAGCAGCCATTTTTTGAGTTTGTTAAAGGGCTCCGTGAACGTGGTTCAATAACCGCAAAAGAGGTATATGGCTGCAGAGGGTTTGTGGCTCACCACACTACCGATGTTTGGAAATTCACCGACCCAATCGGAATGACCGGTTACGGAATGTGGCCCATGGGAGCCGCCTGGTGTTCCGACCATTTCTGGGAATATTACGAATATACAGGCGATGAACAATTTTTAAAAAAAGAGGCTTATCCGGTTTTAAAAGAAGCAGCGTTGTTTTTTGTTGATTTTTTGGTTGAAAATCCAAAAACAGGATTGCTGGTTTCCGGACCGAGCATGTCGCCTGAAAATAAGTTTATAACCAAAAATGGAGAGGCGGCGGCTGTTTGTATGGGACCTGCCATGGATCACGAAATTATCAGGGAACTTTTTCAAAATTGTATAAAAGCTTCAGAAATATTAAAAGTTGATGCTGAATTTGCCGATACATTAAAAAATAAACTTGCTCAACTTACTCCTTCGCAGATAGGGTCGGATGGTCGTGTATTGGAGTGGTCGGAAGAACTTCCTGAAGAAAATCCGGGACACCGTCATATTTCGCATTTATATGCACTTTATCCGGGAGAAGAATTTACCAATCCGGATGATCCAAAGTGGCTCGAAGCTTCAAGAAAGACCATTGAAGCAAGATTGGCAAACGGAGGAGGACACACGGGCTGGAGCCGCGCCTGGATAATAAATTTTTATGCCCGTTTAAAAGATGGCAAAAAGGCAGAAGAAAATTTACAGGCTTTGTTGGCTAAATCAACCCTTCCGAATCTTTTTGATACACACCCTCCATTTCAAATTGATGGTAATTTTGGAGCCACTGCAGGTATCGCCGAAATGCTGATGCAAAGTCACAATGGCGTATTACAGATTCTACCGGCGCTTCCACCTTCATGGAAAAGCGGCGAGATAACAGGTTTGCGTTCTCGTGGTGGTTTTGAAATTGATATTAAGTGGGAAGAAAGTGTTTTGAAGGAGTTAAAAATTACTTCTTTACTTGGAAAATCATGCAAGATAATGTACAACGGAAATACTGTTGTTTTTCAGCCCCAGAAAGGAGAACAGCTAATTTTAAACAATCAATTGAAGAAAGTTTAA
- a CDS encoding TonB-dependent receptor plug domain-containing protein: MRIVNFFSFTCTVLFLASFSLSAQDKVIHGTVTTFDSIRLAKVDVKVKSTGQIILTDNYGNFAVQCDNDDVLVVSANGFYKQRVKLDSKIKFAAINLVLKPGPKSREHAVGYGHVSDVNRLNALSNLNDDDLDFSKYTDIYEILRGRFSGVRVVDGEVIVRGKNTFDSFNNAALIVVDGVQRDESALSNIPTDQVKSIDIIKDGSSAIYGVQGANGVVVIETKRGSDMSKK, translated from the coding sequence ATGAGAATTGTTAACTTTTTTTCTTTCACATGTACAGTATTATTTCTTGCAAGTTTTAGTTTAAGCGCACAGGATAAAGTTATTCATGGAACTGTTACAACTTTTGACAGTATCAGACTGGCAAAAGTGGATGTAAAAGTAAAGAGCACAGGGCAAATTATTTTAACTGATAATTATGGAAATTTTGCAGTGCAGTGTGATAATGATGACGTTTTGGTCGTTAGTGCTAATGGTTTTTATAAGCAGAGAGTTAAATTGGACTCTAAAATTAAATTTGCTGCAATAAACCTTGTGTTGAAACCTGGTCCCAAAAGCAGAGAACATGCCGTAGGGTACGGACATGTAAGCGATGTGAACAGACTTAACGCCTTGTCGAACCTTAATGACGATGATTTGGACTTCTCGAAATATACTGATATTTACGAAATTTTGAGAGGCCGGTTTTCAGGCGTACGTGTGGTGGACGGGGAGGTAATAGTAAGGGGGAAAAATACTTTTGATAGTTTTAATAATGCTGCACTTATCGTAGTAGATGGAGTTCAGCGAGACGAAAGTGCTCTGAGTAATATTCCAACCGATCAGGTGAAAAGTATTGATATTATCAAGGATGGGAGTTCAGCCATATACGGAGTTCAAGGGGCAAATGGCGTTGTCGTTATAGAAACAAAACGAGGCAGCGACATGAGTAAAAAGTAA
- a CDS encoding TonB-dependent receptor plug domain-containing protein, with translation MNRKIYYSLLFTIAFFVSLNLQAQDRIIHGLVTTFDSIMINGASIKVKSTKQEVFTDSLGNFSVGVANEDVLVVSAKGFYNQRVKLDEKSKIAAINQKLKPGPKAKEYAIGYGYVNDEEKLNALSSLDRDDMDFSQYSNIFEIIRGRFTGVQVVNGEIQIRGVNSINSSTAALIVLDGVTVDSSVLNSIPTTQVKSINVIKDGSAAIYGARGANGVVIIETRRGND, from the coding sequence ATGAATCGAAAAATCTATTATTCACTACTGTTTACAATAGCTTTTTTTGTGTCGCTGAACTTGCAGGCACAAGATCGAATTATTCACGGATTGGTAACTACTTTTGACAGTATCATGATAAATGGTGCAAGTATTAAAGTAAAAAGTACCAAACAGGAGGTTTTTACTGATAGCCTCGGAAATTTTTCCGTTGGTGTTGCTAACGAGGATGTTCTCGTCGTTAGTGCAAAAGGATTTTATAACCAGAGAGTAAAGTTGGACGAGAAATCCAAGATTGCGGCGATAAACCAGAAACTCAAACCTGGCCCCAAGGCTAAAGAATATGCAATAGGTTATGGTTATGTAAACGATGAAGAAAAGCTAAATGCTTTGTCATCTCTCGATCGGGACGATATGGATTTTTCACAGTATAGTAATATTTTTGAAATTATTCGCGGACGTTTTACCGGGGTTCAGGTGGTAAACGGCGAAATTCAAATACGAGGAGTAAATTCAATCAATTCGAGTACAGCAGCTTTAATTGTTCTTGATGGTGTGACGGTAGATTCAAGTGTGCTAAATTCGATACCGACCACACAGGTAAAAAGTATAAATGTAATTAAAGACGGAAGCGCAGCTATTTATGGTGCACGAGGCGCAAACGGTGTAGTAATTATTGAAACCAGAAGAGGTAACGATTAA
- a CDS encoding DUF4249 family protein has translation MKNKIYIILTSILFALSACEDVVEVKLSDEDVDLYAVEAKITTENNPYVFVYKTQVVSSDQSYEGLSNAVVTISDNSVPSNTIQLFESTETTGLYMPAENETYFGETGKEYTVSISTDGTTITGSDLLSQVEPIDSIQVHSSLRGDHRFLGVFTFGNETPGLGNYYKWDIYINDELLNEAEYLMVVNDELVDGNYVNGFEIFTDFHDPNEESERLLNFGDTVQVKQTSISEFAYYYYYQMLNQSMSGGMFSVPPANIESNFTASDGSTVLGLFTAHDVSTSNIVLIDETIESQLKD, from the coding sequence ATGAAAAACAAAATATATATAATTCTGACTTCCATTTTATTTGCTTTAAGCGCATGCGAAGATGTTGTGGAAGTAAAGCTCAGCGACGAAGATGTAGATTTATATGCTGTTGAAGCTAAAATTACAACCGAAAATAACCCCTACGTATTTGTTTATAAAACGCAGGTTGTAAGCTCGGACCAATCGTACGAGGGTTTAAGCAATGCAGTTGTTACTATTTCTGATAATTCTGTACCTTCCAACACCATTCAGTTGTTCGAAAGTACTGAAACCACAGGCCTTTATATGCCTGCTGAAAACGAAACTTATTTTGGTGAAACCGGCAAAGAATACACCGTCAGCATTTCAACTGATGGCACTACAATAACCGGAAGTGATTTATTATCTCAGGTTGAACCTATCGATTCTATTCAGGTGCACTCCTCTCTCCGCGGCGACCACCGCTTTTTGGGGGTGTTTACTTTTGGAAATGAAACTCCTGGTCTCGGGAATTATTATAAATGGGACATTTACATCAACGATGAATTATTAAATGAAGCTGAATACCTGATGGTGGTCAACGATGAGCTTGTGGATGGAAATTATGTAAACGGTTTTGAAATTTTCACTGATTTTCATGACCCAAATGAGGAGTCAGAAAGACTATTAAATTTTGGAGATACAGTGCAGGTAAAACAAACATCCATTTCGGAATTTGCTTACTACTACTATTATCAGATGTTGAACCAAAGCATGTCAGGAGGAATGTTTAGCGTCCCTCCTGCCAATATCGAAAGTAATTTTACAGCAAGCGACGGCAGCACTGTTTTAGGACTTTTTACGGCACATGATGTTTCCACTTCAAATATTGTTCTTATTGATGAAACAATTGAAAGTCAGCTAAAGGATTAA
- a CDS encoding glycosyltransferase family 2 protein, with translation MKKLSLVICVYNEEPSIHPLSKQIKEALGGIDFEAIFVDDGSTDNTVAEIKRIDDERFILVELKKNYGQSSALQAGIDQAEGEFIALIDGDLQNDPADVPMMLKMIEEEDWDMVAGVRANRQDGMFLRKIPSKIANYMIRKSTGIHMRDLGCTLKIFTKETIKSIHIYGELHRYIPALIALEGATHLTQVDVNHRPREFGSSKYNLGRTTRVMSDLILMVFFKKYLQRPMHFFGTIGIVTLGIGVLINIYMLILKILGNDIWGKPLLLLGILLVMGGIQFITIGIIAELQMRTYFESQHKKPYRVKKVGSTKA, from the coding sequence ATGAAAAAACTTTCACTGGTTATTTGTGTATACAATGAAGAACCAAGTATCCATCCCCTTTCAAAACAAATAAAAGAAGCATTAGGTGGAATTGATTTTGAAGCTATTTTTGTTGACGATGGTTCAACTGATAATACGGTTGCTGAAATTAAAAGAATAGATGATGAGCGTTTTATCCTCGTTGAGTTAAAGAAGAATTACGGGCAAAGCTCAGCATTACAAGCCGGAATAGACCAGGCGGAAGGTGAATTTATTGCGTTGATTGATGGTGATTTACAAAACGATCCCGCCGATGTACCCATGATGCTGAAAATGATTGAGGAAGAGGACTGGGATATGGTTGCCGGCGTTCGTGCCAATAGGCAGGATGGAATGTTCCTTCGTAAAATACCTTCAAAAATTGCGAATTATATGATCCGGAAATCCACTGGGATTCATATGAGAGATTTAGGCTGTACACTCAAAATTTTTACAAAAGAAACAATAAAAAGTATTCACATTTATGGGGAATTACATCGTTATATTCCGGCTTTAATCGCACTTGAGGGAGCCACCCATCTTACTCAGGTGGATGTAAACCACAGGCCTCGTGAATTTGGAAGTTCAAAATATAATCTGGGGCGAACTACCCGGGTAATGAGCGATCTGATATTAATGGTATTTTTTAAAAAATATTTGCAACGCCCGATGCACTTTTTCGGAACTATCGGTATTGTTACACTTGGAATAGGAGTATTGATTAATATTTACATGTTAATTCTGAAAATTTTGGGAAATGATATCTGGGGTAAACCTCTTTTATTGTTGGGGATTTTGCTTGTAATGGGAGGGATTCAGTTTATCACTATCGGAATAATTGCCGAGTTGCAAATGCGTACTTATTTTGAATCGCAGCATAAAAAGCCATACCGGGTGAAAAAAGTCGGATCAACAAAGGCTTAA
- a CDS encoding DUF1330 domain-containing protein codes for MSYYFVANIKIRDTREYQKYIDKAGEIFKKFNGEYLSVENEPQLLEGEWDYTRFVLIQFKTKEDFDEWYNSDDYQKILKHRLNAAKCDTLLIKGIKS; via the coding sequence GTGAGCTATTATTTTGTTGCCAACATAAAGATTCGTGATACGCGGGAGTATCAAAAATATATTGATAAAGCCGGCGAGATATTTAAAAAGTTCAACGGTGAATATTTATCTGTTGAAAATGAACCACAGCTACTGGAAGGAGAGTGGGATTATACACGTTTTGTGCTTATTCAATTTAAAACAAAAGAAGATTTTGATGAATGGTACAATTCCGACGATTATCAAAAAATATTAAAGCATAGGTTAAACGCAGCAAAATGCGACACTTTGTTAATAAAAGGAATAAAAAGCTAA